A portion of the Candidatus Methanomethylicota archaeon genome contains these proteins:
- a CDS encoding ribonucleoprotein → MLGRAVNTRVTVRLKSGDEYTGILEKCDPNMNLIIVDAEELNNGTVIAKYGRIFIRGNNILYIKLDSTQVLWV, encoded by the coding sequence ATGCTTGGACGTGCAGTAAATACGAGAGTGACTGTGAGGCTTAAAAGTGGCGATGAATACACTGGGATACTGGAAAAGTGCGATCCAAACATGAACTTAATAATAGTGGATGCAGAAGAATTAAACAATGGAACAGTAATAGCAAAGTATGGTAGGATATTCATAAGGGGGAACAACATATTATACATAAAACTTGACAGCACACAAGTGTTATGGGTTTAA
- the nucS gene encoding endonuclease NucS, which yields MSESSFNCIHMPSFSEAEAVLRDGIEHRRMIILVGSCIINYHGRASSNLTRGERLIIIKPDGSIQIHRPWDVSPVNWQPPGCIFHIDVVDDGLRLRAVRVKPREIVDIIFDKIILLACCTLVDEGEFSLYASELDMQRAIIASPNIVEDGLKIISFERHVDPGFIDLYGLDSKGRLVILEIKRRVADKSAVLQLAKYVNEVKGRSPYREVRGILVAPGISKGVQSLLSSLGLEFKRLDPKKCSEILSKSPEGVDLKKFIQRGS from the coding sequence TTGAGTGAATCATCCTTTAATTGTATTCATATGCCAAGTTTCAGTGAAGCTGAAGCTGTTTTGAGGGATGGTATTGAACATAGAAGGATGATTATACTTGTTGGGTCATGTATCATAAATTATCATGGGAGAGCTTCTTCAAATTTAACTAGGGGGGAGAGGTTGATCATCATAAAGCCTGATGGATCTATTCAGATTCATAGACCATGGGATGTTTCTCCAGTGAATTGGCAACCTCCTGGATGCATATTTCATATTGATGTTGTGGATGATGGTTTACGTTTGAGGGCGGTTAGAGTTAAGCCTAGGGAGATTGTTGATATAATTTTCGATAAGATAATCCTATTAGCATGCTGTACACTTGTTGATGAAGGTGAATTCTCACTTTACGCTTCTGAATTGGATATGCAGAGAGCTATAATTGCTTCTCCAAACATCGTTGAGGATGGTCTTAAAATCATAAGCTTCGAAAGGCATGTGGATCCTGGATTCATAGACCTTTATGGTTTAGATTCCAAGGGTAGACTTGTTATCTTGGAGATTAAAAGGAGGGTTGCTGATAAATCTGCCGTTTTACAGTTGGCTAAGTACGTAAATGAGGTTAAGGGTAGAAGCCCATATAGGGAGGTTAGGGGTATACTTGTAGCTCCCGGAATCTCTAAGGGTGTTCAAAGCCTCCTCTCCTCCCTCGGCCTCGAATTTAAACGTTTAGATCCTAAGAAGTGTTCTGAAATTTTGAGTAAAAGTCCTGAGGGTGTAGATTTAAAGAAGTTTATTCAGAGGGGCTCGTAA
- a CDS encoding methionine adenosyltransferase has product MSKNIIIEAIKSTPVEEMNTEIVERKGLGHPDYIIDASAESVSIALSKYYMKNFNTILHHNVDKGLLVGGRASPRFGGGTVDEPIYIIVAGRAVNEIVKDNEVTMIPVGYLAVNAIKDFIRRNFRFLNPDEHVIVDYKIRPGSADLRKLFQLGVDVPLSNDTSFGVSFAPLTETERLVYETERFLNSREFKKKVPEVGEDIKVMGLRRGREIELTIAAAIISQLTPDMDHYISVKEEIKRSVEDLACKITELPVKVMVNTADKIDANLVYITVTGTSAESGDDGNTGRGNRVNGLITPCRPMSMEATAGKNPVSHVGKIYNVMAKIIANKIYSEVKGIREVYVKILGQIGRPITNPLHISIETLLHNDYKLTESMKSDIEGIVWEQFSKITEVTKLILDGRIEIF; this is encoded by the coding sequence ATGTCAAAAAACATAATCATAGAGGCGATTAAGAGCACCCCAGTAGAGGAGATGAACACGGAGATCGTTGAGAGGAAGGGGCTTGGACACCCAGACTACATAATAGATGCATCAGCTGAAAGTGTTAGCATTGCACTATCAAAATACTACATGAAAAACTTCAACACAATACTACATCACAACGTAGATAAAGGGTTACTGGTTGGTGGGAGAGCTTCACCAAGATTTGGTGGAGGAACAGTTGATGAACCAATATACATTATAGTGGCTGGTAGAGCGGTAAACGAGATAGTTAAAGACAATGAGGTAACAATGATACCCGTAGGATATCTAGCAGTAAATGCAATAAAGGATTTCATAAGGAGGAACTTCAGATTCCTAAACCCAGATGAACATGTAATAGTGGATTACAAAATTAGACCTGGATCTGCAGATTTAAGGAAACTATTCCAATTGGGGGTCGATGTCCCCCTATCCAACGACACATCCTTCGGAGTTTCCTTCGCACCACTAACAGAAACTGAGAGACTAGTTTATGAAACTGAGAGATTCCTAAATTCAAGGGAGTTTAAGAAGAAGGTACCTGAAGTTGGTGAAGACATAAAAGTTATGGGTTTAAGGAGGGGGAGAGAGATAGAATTAACAATAGCTGCTGCAATAATAAGTCAACTTACACCTGACATGGACCACTACATAAGCGTTAAGGAGGAGATAAAGAGGAGCGTGGAAGATTTAGCGTGCAAAATAACGGAGCTACCAGTAAAGGTTATGGTGAACACTGCGGACAAGATAGATGCAAACCTAGTTTATATAACGGTAACTGGAACTTCAGCTGAAAGTGGGGATGATGGAAATACTGGTAGAGGGAATAGGGTGAATGGCCTAATAACACCATGCAGACCAATGTCCATGGAGGCAACTGCAGGTAAAAATCCAGTTAGCCATGTGGGGAAGATATATAATGTAATGGCGAAAATCATTGCAAACAAAATATATAGTGAAGTTAAGGGGATTAGAGAGGTATATGTGAAGATACTAGGTCAAATAGGTAGACCAATAACAAACCCACTCCACATATCAATAGAAACACTGCTCCACAACGATTACAAATTGACTGAAAGTATGAAGAGCGATATAGAGGGAATTGTTTGGGAGCAGTTTAGCAAAATAACTGAAGTAACGAAGTTAATACTTGATGGTAGAATCGAAATCTTTTAA
- a CDS encoding methyltransferase domain-containing protein — protein sequence MSHKPSKREIMIKYNTTSRGYDELYGEEQMEKYVEVMKEMENLKDKVVLDIGCGTGIMEGMLLQAKHIIGLDISIEMIKIAKEKYKGCYNISWVNADAENLPIKSKSIDLSLMITVIQNIPSPPDALKEIERTLKLEGEAIVTYPKAHYKPEEILEEISKLKLLENAVLKITNTKDMIVKLKRKKFGVFSSF from the coding sequence GTGAGTCATAAACCATCAAAAAGGGAGATAATGATAAAATACAACACGACATCCAGAGGATACGATGAATTATACGGTGAAGAACAAATGGAAAAGTACGTAGAAGTAATGAAGGAGATGGAAAATTTGAAGGATAAAGTAGTGCTGGATATTGGATGTGGAACTGGAATAATGGAGGGAATGCTACTTCAAGCAAAACACATCATAGGATTAGACATATCAATAGAAATGATTAAAATAGCAAAGGAGAAGTATAAAGGATGCTATAATATTTCATGGGTAAATGCAGATGCAGAAAACCTACCAATAAAAAGCAAATCCATAGACTTATCGCTAATGATAACAGTAATACAAAACATACCAAGCCCACCAGATGCCTTAAAGGAGATTGAGAGAACATTGAAATTAGAGGGGGAAGCCATAGTTACATATCCAAAAGCCCACTACAAACCAGAGGAAATCCTTGAAGAAATATCCAAATTAAAACTACTAGAGAATGCAGTGCTCAAAATCACAAACACAAAGGACATGATAGTAAAACTTAAAAGAAAGAAATTTGGGGTTTTCAGCAGTTTCTGA